From Catharus ustulatus isolate bCatUst1 chromosome 6, bCatUst1.pri.v2, whole genome shotgun sequence, a single genomic window includes:
- the PIGH gene encoding phosphatidylinositol N-acetylglucosaminyltransferase subunit H, with the protein MAEERRFRSASGVPIALRQRQHSASCRELAVRGPRLQLRSLSAATSAVWLAAYGLFAVSENSMVLSAAIFITLIGLIIYLHFVKIDQESLLVIGSLGIQVTSSYASGKESTTFIEMGQVKDVVINEAIHMQKVIYYLCILLRDPEDPQGVSEVVPLFQSSKPRLDCLIEVYKSCQEILEKRKTGPQSSEIK; encoded by the exons ATGGCGGAGGAGCGCCGGTTCCGCTCGGCCTCGGGGGTGCCGATCGCGCTGCGGCAGCGCCAGCACAGCGCGTCCTGCCGGGAGCTGGCGGTGCGCGGCCCTCGCCTGCAGCTACGCTCGCTCAGCGCCGCCACCTCCGCCGTCTGGCTGGCGGCCTACGGGCTCTTCGCAGTCAGCGAG AACAGCATGGTGCTTTCTGCTGCCATCTTCATCACGCTGATTGGCCTGATCATCTACCTGCACTTCGTGAAGATCGACCAGGAATCCCTGTTGGTCATCGGCTCACTCGGCATCCAGGTGACTTCATCCTATGCCTCAGGGAAAGAGAGCACAACCTTCATTGAGATGGGTCAAGTGAAGGATGTGGTTATCAATGAAGCCATCCACATG CAAAAAGTCATCTACTACCTGTGTATCCTTCTCCGGGACCCTGAAGATCCTCAGGGAGTATCTGAGGTGGTGCCACTCTTTCAG AGCTCCAAGCCACGACTGGACTGCTTGATAGAAGTGTACAAAAGTTGTCAAGaaatcctggagaagaggaagacaGGTCCACAatcaagtgaaataaaatag